One Spirochaetota bacterium DNA window includes the following coding sequences:
- a CDS encoding nitroreductase family protein, translated as AAATENILLAARYYGLGSCWVAGDKKDYANTIRDLCRAPSTLRLISLIAVGYPESDKLFREKSIRNPQFSVI; from the coding sequence GCGCCGCCGCCACGGAGAACATACTCCTCGCCGCCAGGTATTACGGCCTCGGGTCCTGCTGGGTAGCGGGCGACAAGAAGGACTATGCGAACACCATACGCGATCTTTGCCGGGCACCGTCGACACTGCGGCTCATCAGCCTTATCGCGGTCGGATATCCCGAAAGCGATAAGCTTTTCCGTGAGAAATCGATACGCAACCCGCAGTTCAGCGTCATCTGA